From Hippoglossus stenolepis isolate QCI-W04-F060 chromosome 4, HSTE1.2, whole genome shotgun sequence, a single genomic window includes:
- the LOC118106432 gene encoding porphobilinogen deaminase isoform X1, with protein MEAGPYKYITDGNGKVIRLIRIGTRKSQLARIQTDSVADKLKGLYPELNLEIVGMSTTGDRILDTALSKIGEKSLFTKELETALERNEVDLVVHSLKDLPTTLPPGFTIGAVLKRENPHDAVVLHPKNAGKTLDSLPENSVIGTSSLRRAAQLKKRFPQLMFKDIRGNLNTRLKKLDEKEDFAAIILAAAGLKRMGWDNRISQILEPEDCMYAVGQGALAVEVRARDVDILEMVSVLHDAETVLRCIAERAFLKQLEGGCSVPVAVNTEVKDSQLYLTGAVYSLDGSDSLKETMQTSIAATADKSSEEVDEQVQRVGVTATKISGEAQDRAEGLGVNLANLLLSKGAKEILTVARQLNDAR; from the exons ATGGAGGCTGGACCTTACAAATACATCACG GATGGGAATGGCAAGGTTATTCGGCTCATCCGGATCGGAACCCGCAAAAGTCAG TTGGCTCGCATCCAGACTGACAGTGTGGCGGACAAGCTGAAAGGCCTTTACCCTGAACTCAACTTGGAAATAG TTGGCATGTCTACGACAGGAGACAGAATCCTTGACACCGCTCTATCAAAG ATTGGAGAGAAGAGTTTGTTCACCAAAGAGCTGGAGACTGCTCTGGAGAGGAATGA GGTTGATCTGGTTGTTCATTCACTGAAAGACCTTCCCACCACTCTGCCTCCAGGATTCACCATTGGAGCTGTGTTGAA GAGAGAAAATCCCCATGATGCAGTGGTTTTACACCCAAAAAATGCAGGGAAAACTCTTGATTCTCTGCCAGAAAACAG tgtcATCGGCACCAGTTCACTGCGCCGCGCTGCTCAGCTGAAGAAGAGATTCCCCCAACTCATGTTCAAAGACATC CGTGGAAACCTGAACACACGTCTGAAGAAGCTGGATGAGAAGGAGGACTTTGCTGCCATCATCCTGGCTGCTGCTGGCCTCAAGAGGATGGGCTGGGACAACCGGATCAGCCAG ATCCTGGAGCCTGAAGACTGTATGTACGCTGTTGGACAG GGGGCTCTGGCAGTGGAGGTACGGGCCAGAGATGTAGACATCCTGGAAATGGTGTCCGTCCTTCACGATGCTGAAACTGTGCTGCGCTGCATAGCTGAGAGAGCCTTCCTCAAACAgctg GAGGGTGGGTGCAGCGTTCCAGTGGCTGTGAACACCGAAGTGAAAGACTCCCAG ctcTACCTGACAGGAGCAGTGTACAGCCTGGACGGATCAGACAGTCTGAAGGAAACCATGCAGACTAGTATCGCTGCTACTGCTGACAAG AGCTCAGAAGAGGTGGACGAGCAGGTCCAACGTGTGGGAGTGACAGCCACAAAGATCTCGGGTGAAGCCCAAGACAGAGCTGAGGGGCTGGGGGTCAACCTGGCCAACCTCCTGCTGAGCAAAGGAGCCAAGGAGATCTTAACAGTGGCCAGGCAGCTCAATGATGCCAGGTAA
- the LOC118106402 gene encoding C-factor-like, with amino-acid sequence MSGAVRFGQCGSVLVTGASRGIGLQMVDSLAGGGFSPGKIIATTRNPDGAQNLQDLALKHPNIHIIPLDVLSQESIDKCAEEVSRLVQDEGLNCLINNAGINLMTDFHTVTADKMIENFRTNAVAPLMITKAFLPLLKAAASRGGAGGSGSMSIQRAAVINISSQLGSVELNWGESANIKWFPYRTSKCALNMVSRCMATDLEPDGILCLAIHPGWVHTDMGGPQAPLSPEESTSSMLSVFGGLSEKDHGSFLSYTGEVLPW; translated from the exons ATGAGCGGGGCAGTGAGGTTCGGACAGTGCGGCTCGGTGCTGGTGACCGGAGCCAGCCGCGGGATCGGGCTGCAGATGGTCGACAGCCTGGCAGGAGGAGGCTTCTCCCCGGGGAAGATTATAGCCACGACCCGAAACCCCGATGGCGCCCAG AATCTTCAGGATCTGGCTCTGAAACATCCCAACATCCACATCATCCCTCTGG ATGTACTGAGCCAGGAGAGCATAGATAAATGTGCAGAGGAGGTGAGCCGGCTGGTGCAAGACGAGGGTCTGAACTGCCTGATCAACAATGCAGGGATTAATTTGATGACCGACTTTCACACTGTTACTGCCGACAAGATGATAGAAAACTTCCGCACCAACGCTGTGGCTCCTCTAATGATCACCAAG gccttcctccctctgctaaAAGCAGCTGCgtccagaggaggagcaggcggCTCAGGGAGCATGAGCATCCAGAGGGCAGCAGTTATCAATATTTCCTCTCAGCTGGGCTCTGTGGAGCTCAACTGGGGGGAGAGTGCAAATATCAAATGGTTCCCCTACAGGACATCCAAG TGTGCCCTAAACATGGTGAGTCGCTGTATGGCTACAGACCTGGAGCCCGATGGGATTCTCTGTTTGGCCATACACCCAGGCTGGGTCCACACCGACATGGGGGGGCCTCAG GCTCCATTGAGTCCAGAGGAGagcacctcctccatgttgtctgtgtttggtGGCCTGAGTGAAAAGGATCATGGGTCGTTTCTGAGCTATACTGGAGAGGTGCTGCCCTGGTGA
- the arcn1b gene encoding archain 1b encodes MVLLAAAVCTKAGKAIVSRQFVEMTRTRIEGLLAAFPKLMNTGKQHTFVETDSVRYVYQPLEKLYMVLITTKNSNILEDLETLRLFSRVIPEYCRVLEESEISEHCFDLIFAFDEIVALGYRENVNLAQIRTFTEMDSHEEKVFRAVRETQEREAKAEMRRKAKELQQARRDAERSGKKVPAFGGFGSAGMTSISSGSIITDTIVEPEKPKITPSTARSSGPSKALKLGAKGKEVDNFVDKLKSEGETIMPSTGKRGSDVSKVLPPPVNVESVHLRVEEKISLTCGRDGGLQNMELLGMVTLRVTDDKNGRIRLILNNNDNKGLQLQTHPNVDKKLFTAESVIGLKNPEKSFPLNNDVGVLKWRLQTTDEALIPLTINCWPSESATGCDVNIEYELQEESLELNDVVISIPVPSGVGAPVIGDLDGEYKHDSRRNILEWCLPVIDSNNKTGSLEFSIAGQPNDFFPVNVSFVSKRNYCDIQVTKVTQVDGDSSTRFSSETSFVVDKYEIL; translated from the exons ATG GTGCTGTTGGCAGCGGCGGTGTGCACCAAGGCCGGCAAGGCCATTGTATCGCGGCAGTTTGTGGAAATGACCCGGACTCGTATAGAGGGTCTCCTGGCTGCATTCCCCAAACTGATGAACACGGGCAAACAGCACACCTTTGTGGAAACAGACAGTGTTCGCTATGTGTATCAGCCTCTTGAGAAACTCTACATGGTCCTCATCACCACCAAGAACAGCAACATCCTTGAGGACTTGGAGACGCTCAGACTCTTCTCCCGCGTG ATCCCAGAATACTGTCGTGTGCTGGAGGAGAGTGAAATATCAGAGCACTGTTTTGACCTGATCTTTGCCTTCGATGAGATTGTGGCATTAGGCTACAGAGAGAACGTCAACCTGGCTCAGATCCGCACCTTCACAGAGATGGACTCCCATGAGGAGAAGGTGTTCCGTGCTGTCAGAGAG ACCCAAGAAAGAGAGGCCAaggcagagatgaggaggaaggccaaggagctgcagcaggctAGAAGGGATGCTGAGCGCTCCGGAAAGAAGGTGCCTGCTTTCGGCGGCTTCGGCAGCGCTGGCATGACCAGTATCTCCTCAGGGTCCATCATCACAGACACCATCGTCGAGCCGGAGAAACCCAAGATCACACCCAGTACAGCCAG atcAAGTGGACCCAGTAAGGCTCTGAAACTGGGCGCTAAAGGGAAAGAGGTGGACAACTTTGTTGACAAGCTGAAGTCTGAGGGTGAAACCATCATGCCCAGCACAGGAAAGAGAGGCTCAGATGTATCTAAGGTTCTTCCTCCGCCAGTCAATGTGGAGAG TGTACATCTGCGTGTGGAGGAGAAGATCTCGCTGACTTGTGGTCGTGACGGTGGCCTACAGAACATGGAGTTGCTGGGCATGGTGACGCTCCGAGTCACGGATGACAAGAATGGACGCATTCGCCTCATCCTcaataataatgacaacaaaGGGTTGCAGCTGCAA ACACATCCCAATGTGGACAAGAAGTTGTTTACAGCGGAGTCTGTGATTGGCCTGAAAAATCCAGAGAAGTCCTTCCCTCTCAACAACGATGTTGGCGTGCTTAAGTGGAGACTACAGACCACAGACGAGGCCCTCATACCTCTAACCA TAAACTGCTGGCCTTCAGAGAGTGCTACTGGCTGTGATGTCAACATTGAGTacgagctgcaggaggagagtcTCGAGCTCAATGACGTGGTCATCAGCATCCCTGTACC GTCTGGGGTGGGAGCTCCAGTTATTGGTGATTTGGACGGCGAGTACAAACATGACAGCAGGCGAAACATCCTTGAGTGGTGCCTACCTGTCATTGATTCCAACAACAAGACCGGTAGCCTGGAGTTCAGCATCGCCGGACAGCCCAATGACTTCTTTCCTGTCAACGTGTCCTTTGTGTCCAAGCGCAACTACTGTGACATCCAG gTTACCAAAGTGACTCAAGTAGATGGCGACAGCTCCACTAGATTTTCTTCAGAAACCTCCTTTGTTGTCGACAAATACGAAATCctgtaa
- the LOC118106432 gene encoding porphobilinogen deaminase isoform X2 has product MSEEKNSPDGNGKVIRLIRIGTRKSQLARIQTDSVADKLKGLYPELNLEIVGMSTTGDRILDTALSKIGEKSLFTKELETALERNEVDLVVHSLKDLPTTLPPGFTIGAVLKRENPHDAVVLHPKNAGKTLDSLPENSVIGTSSLRRAAQLKKRFPQLMFKDIRGNLNTRLKKLDEKEDFAAIILAAAGLKRMGWDNRISQILEPEDCMYAVGQGALAVEVRARDVDILEMVSVLHDAETVLRCIAERAFLKQLEGGCSVPVAVNTEVKDSQLYLTGAVYSLDGSDSLKETMQTSIAATADKSSEEVDEQVQRVGVTATKISGEAQDRAEGLGVNLANLLLSKGAKEILTVARQLNDAR; this is encoded by the exons ATGTCGGAGGAGAAAAACTCTCCG GATGGGAATGGCAAGGTTATTCGGCTCATCCGGATCGGAACCCGCAAAAGTCAG TTGGCTCGCATCCAGACTGACAGTGTGGCGGACAAGCTGAAAGGCCTTTACCCTGAACTCAACTTGGAAATAG TTGGCATGTCTACGACAGGAGACAGAATCCTTGACACCGCTCTATCAAAG ATTGGAGAGAAGAGTTTGTTCACCAAAGAGCTGGAGACTGCTCTGGAGAGGAATGA GGTTGATCTGGTTGTTCATTCACTGAAAGACCTTCCCACCACTCTGCCTCCAGGATTCACCATTGGAGCTGTGTTGAA GAGAGAAAATCCCCATGATGCAGTGGTTTTACACCCAAAAAATGCAGGGAAAACTCTTGATTCTCTGCCAGAAAACAG tgtcATCGGCACCAGTTCACTGCGCCGCGCTGCTCAGCTGAAGAAGAGATTCCCCCAACTCATGTTCAAAGACATC CGTGGAAACCTGAACACACGTCTGAAGAAGCTGGATGAGAAGGAGGACTTTGCTGCCATCATCCTGGCTGCTGCTGGCCTCAAGAGGATGGGCTGGGACAACCGGATCAGCCAG ATCCTGGAGCCTGAAGACTGTATGTACGCTGTTGGACAG GGGGCTCTGGCAGTGGAGGTACGGGCCAGAGATGTAGACATCCTGGAAATGGTGTCCGTCCTTCACGATGCTGAAACTGTGCTGCGCTGCATAGCTGAGAGAGCCTTCCTCAAACAgctg GAGGGTGGGTGCAGCGTTCCAGTGGCTGTGAACACCGAAGTGAAAGACTCCCAG ctcTACCTGACAGGAGCAGTGTACAGCCTGGACGGATCAGACAGTCTGAAGGAAACCATGCAGACTAGTATCGCTGCTACTGCTGACAAG AGCTCAGAAGAGGTGGACGAGCAGGTCCAACGTGTGGGAGTGACAGCCACAAAGATCTCGGGTGAAGCCCAAGACAGAGCTGAGGGGCTGGGGGTCAACCTGGCCAACCTCCTGCTGAGCAAAGGAGCCAAGGAGATCTTAACAGTGGCCAGGCAGCTCAATGATGCCAGGTAA